GGCGGCTTCCTCGATCTCGGACGCGCCCGGTTCGGTGACGGACAAGGTGCCCGGCACGCACCCCCGCGATGCCGTGGAGAGCAGCACCGCGGCGTCGTAGTCATCCTGCAGGGACCGGGCCAGATCCGCCATGCGGATGCCGAAGTCCACGACGTGCACTCCCTGCGGAAGGTGCCGTTGACGCATCCGGTCGATCACTTCCGGGCCGAAGGCGCAGTCGGCGAGGAACGTGTCCCCGAGTCCTGCCACCAGAATCCGCGAGCCGGGAGGCCCCCCACCGGAGACCTCACCCAGCGGCTCCAGCTCCTCCGGAGTGAAGAAGAAGCGGTGCCCGATCTGACTCATCGCCCCGAGGTCGCGTCCCGGGTCACCGTCGAGCATGACCACCACGTATGTCCGCCCTTCGGCGTCCCGCTCGACTCGCTCGACCTCGGCGGTCCGGTCGACGAGTGTCAGGTCGACGATATCGGCACGGTGCAGCGGTCGCAGTCGAACGCGGCTTCCTCTGCCCAGCGCGACTCCGTTCACCACCACGGTGGCCGGTCCGGGCTCCTGCAGGTCGGCCCAGTCTCCCATGGTGTTCATTCCGTCTCGATTCTTCCTGCTGCGCCGGTGTCGGACTCGGCCTGCGCAAGCAGGACGTCGACAGTCTCGTTCCAGCTTGCCAGCGCATGGCCTGTTTTGTAGGCATACAGCCGCTCGAAGGTGTCTCCGGACAGCCGCAGCCAGGAATGCCCGGGTGAGCACTGCTCCATCACTTCCTGCCACAGTCGCCCCGGCATCGAGAACGTCGTGTCGCTGGACCAGGAGATCTGCGCGGTACGCAGTTGCCCGCCCTCGCCGGTGTGGAAAATGGTGCCACTGAACAGGAAATCGAGCGGTACGTCACCGTCGCGCACAGCGTGGAAATACTTGGTGACGGCCAACTCCACGTCGTGGCTGCACGCCACCGGCAGGTCCACGACCGTGCTGTCGGTGAA
This Haloactinomyces albus DNA region includes the following protein-coding sequences:
- a CDS encoding hydrogenase maturation protease codes for the protein MNTMGDWADLQEPGPATVVVNGVALGRGSRVRLRPLHRADIVDLTLVDRTAEVERVERDAEGRTYVVVMLDGDPGRDLGAMSQIGHRFFFTPEELEPLGEVSGGGPPGSRILVAGLGDTFLADCAFGPEVIDRMRQRHLPQGVHVVDFGIRMADLARSLQDDYDAAVLLSTASRGCVPGTLSVTEPGASEIEEAAAASGAPDSLRALALAHRLGTRCRRILLVDCAPVSSVNSGDNDVDTKMSTPVREALDDSVPLVESLLDELLAVRESKVGK
- a CDS encoding DUF6084 family protein produces the protein MTAGQHHAGPAPAPSGPGGEPSVPELSFTVTGVEPVRFAAVPTLNFGLDISRYGGGPIRSITLTTEVRVAAARRRYDTVQKEMLAELFGQPQQWGTTMRALPWTRTTIVVPPFTDSTVVDLPVACSHDVELAVTKYFHAVRDGDVPLDFLFSGTIFHTGEGGQLRTAQISWSSDTTFSMPGRLWQEVMEQCSPGHSWLRLSGDTFERLYAYKTGHALASWNETVDVLLAQAESDTGAAGRIETE